A single window of Drosophila suzukii chromosome 3, CBGP_Dsuzu_IsoJpt1.0, whole genome shotgun sequence DNA harbors:
- the LOC108013552 gene encoding phospholipid scramblase 1 isoform X2, translating to MSIPTGIPNCPRGLEYLTTIDQLLVKQKVELLEAFTGFETNNKFTIKNALGQKVYFAAEDNDCCTRNCCGPSRPFDMRVFDNFQQEVIHMHRPLACSSCLFPCCLQSIEVSAPPGNVIGTIEQEWSICSPSFRILNHLGDTVMRIEGPFCTFSLCGDVEFNVVSLTGEKVGKISKQWSGLAREIFTDADFFGISFPLDLDVRMKAVLLGATFLIDAMFFEKSANQETDRPGML from the exons ATGAGTATACCTACCGGAATTCCGAACTGTCCGCGCGGATTGGAGTACCTTACGACTATCGACCAGCTTTTAGTTAAGCAGAAGGTCGAGCTGCTCGAAGCCTTCACCGGCTTCGAGACCAACAACAAGTTCACGATCAAAAACGCCCTGGGACAGAAGGTCTACTTCGCGGCGGAGGACAATGACTGCTGCACCCGCAACTGCTGCGGTCCTTCGCGTCCCTTCGACATGCGGGTCTTCGACAACTTCCAACAGGAGGTCATCCACATGCACCGGCCGCTGGCCTGCTCCTCCTGCCTGTTTCCCTGCTGCCTGCAGAGCATCGAGGTGTCGGCACCGCCCGGCAATGTCATCGGCACCATCGAGCAGGAGTGGTCCATCTGCTCGCCCTCTTTCAGGATCCTCAATCACCTGGGCGACACGGTGATGCGCATCGAAGGACCCTTCTGCACCTTTTCGCTATGCGGCGACGTTGAGTTCAAT GTTGTTTCGCTCACGGGCGAAAAGGTAGGCAAGATTTCGAAGCAGTGGTCGGGCCTGGCACGGGAAATTTTCACGGATGCCGACTTCTTTGGCATCAGTTTCCCCCTGGACCTGGATGTGCGCATGAAGGCCGTTCTGCTGGGCGCCACATTCCTGATT GATGCCATGTTCTTCGAGAAGTCTGCAAACCAAGAAACCGATAGACCCGGCATGTTATAG
- the LOC108012649 gene encoding phospholipid scramblase 1-like, translating to MDCLANLDSIVVNQNIDAMEFFTSFSSNRKYSVRSNPKADAILYAVQDNKFADRQIRPNYFFTIKVMTKGMTQVMHVDSPRPDAYFKQPRIEVYAPPGNMIAIVKLHSMACPRTLHVLKNKDSEVEYVINAPGGCCGGGSLYHVVDAKKKEVAQIEKIITGAFKEMYTGADDFKVNFKGLDNRTKTILLGTVFFLDGLFYERSRARKVIGVVY from the exons ATGGACTGCCTGGCCAACCTAGACAGTATCGTAGTCAACCAGAACATAGATGCAATGGAGTTCTTCACCAGCTTCAGCAGCAATAGAAAGTACTCCGTTCGCAGTAATCCAAAGGCGGATGCGATCCTCTATGCCGTGCAGGATAATAAGTTCGCGGATCGCCAAATTAGGccaaattattttttcaccATAAAGGTCATGACCAAGGGGATGACTCAGGTGATGCACGTGGACTCGCCGAGGCCGGACGCCTACTTTAAGCAGCCCCGAATTGAGGTATACGCACCACCCGGAAACATGATCGCCATCGTCAAGCTGCACAGCATGGCCTGTCCCCGCACTCTGCACGTCCTGAAAAACAAGGACAGTGAGGTGGAGTACGTTATCAATGCTCCGGGCGGCTGTTGCGGAGGAGGCAGTTTATACCAT GTGGTCGATGCTAAGAAAAAGGAAGTAGCTCAAATCGAAAAGATAATTACCGGAGCATTCAAAGAAATGTATACGGGTGCCGATGACTTTAAAGTGAATTTCAAGGGTTTGGATAATCGCACAAAGACGATTTTACTGGGCACCGTCTTCTTTCTT GACGGCTTATTCTATGAAAGATCACGTGCACGAAAAGTAATAGGAGTAGTATATTAA